One stretch of Clavelina lepadiformis chromosome 6, kaClaLepa1.1, whole genome shotgun sequence DNA includes these proteins:
- the LOC143461886 gene encoding uncharacterized protein LOC143461886 isoform X2, producing the protein MDDKELQYLVVDKKVINDPARQADWTQKRLVWVPSKEHGFEAASLKSDKGDEVVVELADSGKKMSLNKNDVQKMNPPKFTKVEDMADMTCLNEASVLHNLKDRYYSGLIYTYSGLFCVVVNPYKFYPIYTEKVIDMYKGKKRHEVPPHVYAITDTAYRSMLQDREDQSILCTGESGAGKTENTKKVIQFLAHVAASPKGTKAHGAPEDPDVQFVGTVHYDIFNQRKRRRKRPKSFSTTAGELEQQLLQANPILEAFGNAKTVKNDNSSRFGKFIRINFDTSGYISGANIETYLLEKARVHQQAPNERTFHIFYQLLAGANDQLKRELLLQDIKNYRFISNGMQTVAGANDTDVFQETLRAMEIMNISESDVKSMLKVVSAVLSFGNMEFKKERNSDQASMPDNTVAQRVSQLLGIHVVDFTKALLKPKIKVGRDFVHKAQTKEQVDFAVEALAKAQYERLFRWIVDRINRSLDRTTRQGTNFLGILDIAGFEIFELNSFEQLCINYTNEKLQQLFNHTMFILEQEEYRREGIEWKFIDFGLDLQPCINLIESQANPPGILSLLDEECWFPKATDKTFVEKVVKQLGGNPKFQRAKQLKGNCDFSIIHYAGKVDYLATKWLMKNMDPLNDNVTDLLHNSTDQFVSIMWRDMSKVVGLEQLVAAGGESKFSSSHAYKTKKGMFRTVGALYKDQLQKLMVTLRNTNPNFVRCIIPNYDKRPGKINAHLVLEQLRCNGVLEGIRICRQGFPNRVPFQEFRQRYEILTPNILPKDIMDGKKAAIKMINALDLDENLFRIGQSKIFFRSGVLAHLEEERDLKLTDIIIQFQAQCRAYLARKNFSKRKDQLRAIRVIQRNGLAYLKLRNWLWWRLFTKVKPLLQVTRQEEDLNAKERELKVVQEKKEELEKSLADVEKKFAQVCEEKNLLTDQLQSEQEAWAETEEMRGRLAAKKTELEEILRDLEARLDDEEERNLSLTTEKKKMQTNIKDLEEQLDEEEAARQKLQLEKVTLDAKCKKMDEDLNMMEDMQAKIQRERKALEERCNELEGSLGDEEEKAKMLSKMKNKNEAVISDLEERLKKEEKQRQELEKIRRNLEAEIADLRDQIADLQMQVEELKAQNQRKDEELAALQERLDQEQSARSQLTKNFRELQNSQAETQEDLEQERSQRSKAEKQKRDLSEELEALKTELEDSLDTTAAQQEIKSQRERELENLKKTLESETHSFETQLQQMRQKHNSSNEQFQDEIDSLRRNKSTLEKTKSALESENQELQEELRLVSGAKNDSEGKRRKQEAQIQEYSAKLQDTERARNDLQDKYSKAQMELESLSQNLEQVEVQLSRSQKEASQLDSQLQDAQSQSQEETQAKLKLASRIRALDDERAALEEQLEEEEEAKKIVEKQLSTANHALQELRKRMEADGEALDGLEESKKRLQRELEDRNQQLEEKAAQCDKLEKTNKRLQADVDDLSVESDHNRSVISQLEKKQRQFDKALADERLVSSKYAEERDQADREAREKDTKAISLSHECDELKDRIDELERVRRSQQSELDELISSKDATGKSAHELERSKRNLESQLEELKTQLEELEDELQVTEDAKLRLEVNLQAAKANFDREMQARDDQAEEKRRGIMKQLREMEAELEEERKQRSSASAAKKKLEMDFNDLESNIDAATKAKEDAIKQLKKAQAQLKDYHREIDDLRQSRDDLLISSRESEKKAKNLEADMMQAQEDLSASERQRRAAEAERDDLQEELSGGLKDKSVQADERRRLELRINEVEEEREDMESSLEMMDEKIRKLTSQNEQFANELSAERSALQKQESAKSHLERQNKELKIKLSEMEQTIRTKQKNAIASLEAKIASAEEQLEGEAKERAAANKLLRRSDKKLKESLMQIEDERRHADQYKEQVDKINGRVKALKRQLDDTEEEVSRANAGKRKIQRDLDDMSEQNETLQREVNQLRNKLRRGDTGIRSSKSSRYRLQHLQDSDDDGAEGDGETTAAATGEA; encoded by the exons ATGGATGACAAGGAATTGCAATACCTGGTCGTGGACAAGAAAGTGATCAATGACCCTGCACGTCAGGCGGACTGGACGCAGAAGCGGCTGGTCTGGGTGCCCTCCAAGGAACACGGTTTCGAAGCTGCCAGTCTTAAGAGTGATAAAGGCGATGAAGTGGTTGTTGAGCTAGCTGACAGTGGCAAGAAAATGTCGCTCAATAAAAATGATGTGCAAAAAATGAATCCGCCGAAATTTACCAAAGTAGAAGACATGGCAGACATGACCTGCCTCAATGAAGCCTCTGTGCTACACAATCTTAAAGACAGATACTACTCCGGTCTCATTTAT ACATACTCTGGATTGTTCTGTGTGGTTGTCAACCCTTACAAATTCTATCCAATTTACACTGAAAAAGTCATTGACATGTACAAGGGTAAGAAACGTCACGAGGTGCCACCCCACGTATATGCCATAACAGATACAGCATACAGGAGCATGTTGCAAG ATCGTGAAGACCAGTCTATTCTCTGCAC TGGTGAATCCGGTGCGggaaaaactgaaaacacTAAAAAAGTGATTCAGTTCCTGGCTCATGTGGCTGCTTCTCCGAAAGGAACAAAAGCTCATGGAGCACCT GAAGACCCAGACGTGCAATTTGTCGGAACAGTTCATTACGACATCTTCAATCAACGCAAGCGGCGCAGAAAGCGACCAAAATCTTTTTCAACTACTGCT GGTGAATTGGAGCAGCAACTTCTGCAAGCTAATCCTATCTTGGAGGCATTTGGTAATGCAAAGACTGTCAAAAATGACAATTCTTCAAGATTT GGAAAGTTCATTCGTATCAACTTTGATACTTCGGGTTATATCTCTGGAGCCAACATTGAAACAT ACTTGCTGGAAAAGGCCAGAGTGCATCAACAAGCCCCCAATGAAAGGACTTTCCACATATTCTATCAACTGCTTGCTGGAGCCAATGACCAACTTAAGC GCGAGCTCCTTCTCCAGGATATCAAAAACTACCGCTTCATCTCGAACGGGATGCAAACTGTTGCGGGAGCAAATGATACTGATGTCTTCCAGGAGACTCTTCGGGCCATGGAAATCATGAACATCAGTGAATCAGATGTTAAAT CGATGTTGAAGGTTGTATCCGCTGTTCTATCATTTGGCAACATGGAGTTCAAGAAAGAACGAAACTCAGATCAGGCGTCAATGCCAGACAACACCGTTGCACAACGTGTTTCTCAACTTCTTGGCATTCATGTTGTTGATTTCACGAAGGCCCTTCTGAAACCAAAAATAAAGGTCGGCCGTGATTTCGTGCACAAAGCACAGACCAAAGAACAG GTTGATTTTGCTGTTGAAGCCTTGGCTAAGGCGCAATATGAGCGTCTGTTCCGTTGGATTGTGGACAGAATTAATCGCTCTCTTGACAGGACTACACGACAAGGCACCAACTTCCTTGGTATCTTGGATATTGCTGGATTCGAAATCTTCGAG TTGAATAGCTTCGAACAGTTGTGTATCAACTATACGAATGAAAAGCTGCAACAGTTGTTCAACCATACTATGTTTATTCTAGAGCAG GAAGAGTATCGCCGTGAAGGCATCGAGTGGAAATTCATCGACTTCGGATTGGACTTGCAACCTTGCATCAACCTCATTGAAAGTCAA GCCAACCCACCTGGGATCCTATCGCTACTGGATGAGGAATGTTGGTTCCCGAAGGCAACCGACAAGACATTTGTGGAAAAAGTTGTCAAGCAACTGGGAGGAAATCCAAAATTTCAACGTGCTAAACAGCTTAAAGGAAACTGTGATTTCTCGATCATTCACTACGCTGGAAAG GTCGATTACTTAGCTACAAAATGGTTAATGAAGAACATGGACCCGTTGAATGACAACGTCACTGACCTTCTCCACAACTCCACCGACCAGTTTGTCAGCATCATGTGGAGGGACA TGTCGAAGGTTGTTGGACTCGAACAACTGGTTGCAGCCGGAGGAGAGTCCAAATTTTCAAGCAGCCATGCTTACAAGACAAAGAAAGGGATGTTTAGGACCGTTGGTGCTCTATACAAGGACCAGCTGCAAAAATTGATGGTCACTTTAAGAAACACCAACCCCAATTTCGTCCG TTGCATCATTCCTAATTATGACAAGAGACCTGGCAAAATCAACGCGCATCTTGTGCTGGAGCAGCTCCGTTGCAATGGTGTATTGGAGGGAATCAGAATCTGCAGACAG GGATTCCCAAATCGTGTTCCCTTTCAAGAGTTCCGTCAGCGTTATGAGATCCTAACTCCCAACATTCTCCCTAAAGACATCATGGATGGAAAGAAAGCTGCCATCAAGATGATCAACGCTCTCGATCTCGACGAGAATCTCTTCAGGATAGGTCAGAGCAAGATCTTCTTCAGGAGCGGTGTCCTGGCTCACTTGGAGGAGGAGAGAGATCTCAAATTGACCGACATTATCATCCAGTTCCAGGCTCAATGCCGCGCCTATCTTGCTCGCAA AAACTTCTCCAAACGCAAGGATCAGCTTCGTGCTATCCGTGTCATCCAGAGGAATGGTCTTGCTTATCTCAAGCTCCGCAACTGGCTGTGGTGGAGACTCTTCACAAAAGTCAAACCTCTCCTGCAAGTCACAAGGCAGGAAGAGGACCTTAACGCAAAAGAGCGGGAACTTAAAGTGGttcaagaaaaaaaagaagagcTTGAAAAGTCTCTCGCTGATGTAGAGAAGAAATTTGCTCAG GTTTGTGAAGAGAAAAATCTGCTCACAGATCAACTTCAGTCAGAGCAAGAAGCGTGGGCGGAGACTGAGGAGATGAGAGGAAGATTGGCTGCCAAGAAGACCGAGCTAGAAGAGATTCTTCGTGATCTTGAAGCTCGACTTGATGATGAAGAGGAGAGAAACCTTTCTCTTACAACAGAGAAGAAGAAGATGCAGACCAACATCAAG GATCTTGAAGAGCAACTGGATGAGGAAGAGGCTGCTCGTCAAAAACTTCAACTGGAGAAAGTAACCTTGGATGCCAAGTGCAAGAAGATGGATGAAGATCTAAATATGATGGAGGACATGCAAGCTAAA ATTCAACGTGAACGTAAAGCACTGGAAGAGAGATGCAATGAACTTGAAGGCTCCCTTGGAGATGAGGAAGAAAAAGCAAAGATGCTTTCTAAGATGAAGAACAAG AATGAAGCGGTCATATCTGATTTAGAGGAGCGCCTTAAGAAAGAAGAGAAACAACGCCAGGAGTTGGAAAAGATCCGCAGAAATCTTGAAGCTGAAATTGCTGATCTTCGTGATCAAATTGCGGATCTTCAGATGCAAGTGGAAGAATTAAAAGCTCAAAATCAACGTAAAGATGAGGAGCTTGCGGCACTTCAAGAAag gcTTGACCAGGAACAGTCGGCCAGGAGCCAACTTACAAAGAACTTCCGTGAACTCCAGAATTCTCAGGCAGAGACCCAGGAAGATCTTGAACAAGAAAGATCCCAGAGGAGCAAAGCCGAGAAGCAGAAGAGAGATCTCAGTGAGGAATTGGAAGCACTCAAGACCGAGTTGGAAGACTCTCTTGATACAACAGCTGCTCAACAAGAAATCAA ATCTCAGCGTGAACGTGAGTTGGAAAATCTGAAGAAGACCCTTGAATCTGAGACACATTCATTCGAAACGCAACTTCAACAGATGAGACAAAAGCACAACAGCTCAAACGAACAATTTCAGGATGAAATTGATTCACTCAGACGA AACAAGTCCACCCTTGAGAAGACAAAATCCGCTTTGGAATCGGAGAACCAAGAACTGCAGGAGGAGCTAAGACTTGTCTCCGGTGCCAAGAATGATTCGGAAGGAAAGCGACGCAAGCAGGAGGCGCAAATCCAGGAGTACAGCGCCAAGTTGCAAGACACAGAACGAGCCCGCAACGACTTGCAGGATAAATACAGCAAAGCACAG ATGGAATTGGAAAGCTTGAGTCAGAATCTTGAACAAGTCGAGGTGCAACTGTCCCGCTCACAGAAGGAGGCATCTCAACTGGACAGTCAACTCCAAGACGCTCAA TCCCAATCGCAAGAGGAGACACAAGCCAAACTGAAGCTTGCATCCCGCATTCGAGCTCTTGATGATGAGAGAGCTGCTTTGGAGGAGCAACTAGAAGAGGAAGAAGAAGCAAAGAAAATTGTCGAGAAGCAACTTAGCACTGCCAACCATGCG ctgCAAGAGCTTCGCAAGAGAATGGAAGCTGATGGTGAAGCTCTCGACGGTCTTGAAGAGTCAAAGAAGAGACTCCAGAGAGAATTGGAAGACAGAAACCAGCAACTGGAAGAGAAAGCCGCCCAGTGTGACAAG ctTGAGAAGACGAACAAGCGCCTCCAAGCCGATGTGGATGACTTGTCTGTTGAATCTGATCACAACCGCTCCGTGATCTCACAATTGGAGAAGAAACAGCGTCAATTTGACAAAGCTCTTGCCGACGAGCGTCTTGTCTCCTCCAAGTACGCTGAAGAACGTGACCAAGCTGACCGTGAAGCGCGCGAGAAGGACACGAAAGCCATCTCACTCAGCCATGAGTGCGATGAACTCAAGGATAGG ATTGATGAGCTTGAGCGTGTACGTCGCTCACAACAATCGGAACTTGACGAATTGATCAGCTCCAAAGATGCTACAG GTAAAAGTGCTCACGAGCTTGAGCGCAGCAAACGTAATCTTGAGAGTCAGCTTGAGGAGCTGAAGACTCAACTGGAGGAACTTGAAGACGAACTACAGGTGACTGAAGACGCCAAACTTCGCCTTGAAGTCAACTTGCAAGCAGCCAAGGCCAACTTTGATCGTGAGATGCAGGCTCGAGATGACCAAGCTGAGGAGAAGAGAAGAGGAATAATGAAACAG TTGAGAGAAATGGAAGCTGAACTAGAGGAAGAAAGGAAGCAAAGATCTTCTGCCTCTGCTGCCAAGAAGAAGCTTGAAATGGATTTCAATGATCTTGAGAGCAACATTGATGCTGCCACCAAGGCCAAAGAAGATGCCATCAAGCAACTTAAGAAAGCACAG GCTCAACTCAAAGATTATCATCGTGAAATTGATGACCTGCGTCAGTCACGTGACGACCTTCTCATCTCATCCCGTGAGAGCGAGAAGAAGGCGAAGAACCTTGAGGCGGACATGATGCAAGCTCAGGAGGATCTCTCTGCATCCGAACGTCAACGACGTGCTGCAGAAGCAGAGCGTGATGATCTTCAAGAGGAATTGAGTGGAGGACTCAAGGACAA ATCTGTCCAAGCTGATGAACGACGCAGACTTGAGTTGCGCATCAACGAGGTAGAAGAAGAGCGTGAAGACATGGAATCTTCATTGGAAATGATGGATGAAAAGATTAGGAAGCTGACG TCTCAAAACGAACAATTTGCAAACGAACTTTCTGCCGAACGTTCAGCTCTTCAGAAACAGGAGAGTGCGAAGAGTCATCTTGAAAGACAA AACAAGGAACTGAAGATTAAGTTGAGCGAAATGGAGCAGACGATAAGGACCAAGCAAAAGAACGCGATTGCTTCACTTGAGGCCAAAATCGCCAGTGCTGAGGAACAACTTGAGGGTGAAGCTAA AGAACGCGCTGCGGCCAACAAATTGCTTCGTCGTAGTGACAAGAAACTGAAAGAATCGCTGATGCAGATTGAAGACGAAAGGCGACACGCTGATCAATACAAAGAACAG GTCGACAAAATTAATGGCCGTGTGAAGGCGCTAAAGCGTCAGCTTGACGACACGGAAGAGGAGGTGTCACGTGCTAACGCCGGTAAGCGTAAGATCCAGCGCGACCTCGACGACATGTCTGAACAGAATGAAACTTTGCAACGCGAGGTCAACCAACTGCGAAACAAACTCAG GCGAGGTGATACCGGCATCCGCAGCTCGAAATCTTCCCGATACCGTCTCCAACATCTCCAAGACTCCGACGACGACGGAGCGGAAGGCGACGGGGAGACAACAGCTGCTGCAACCGGTGAAGCGTGA